One Rosa chinensis cultivar Old Blush chromosome 5, RchiOBHm-V2, whole genome shotgun sequence genomic region harbors:
- the LOC121049631 gene encoding protein FAR1-RELATED SEQUENCE 5-like: protein MGEPSLQETNENAVVDEPKLQLGQEFESIEEAYYFYNEIYAKTIGFSVRMGSTKRSKVTGEITWKQFLCSKEGKTDETYENSRRQHSSTMEERRCGIKRMGCKARLNIAFNKASKNWCVSDFEEAHTHELTTPKRVHLLPSHRKLTKAKKCLMEKLSSVNVRTSQQFKIMETVAGGIQNVGCIPRDLRNFERDSREEVKGHDATMLLEFLESEKEKKPSFYFEVDRDEENRMNRCFWADPTSKKAYYFFNDVVVFDTTYNTNKYRMIFAPITGVNHHGQTIVFGCGLLSDEKTESFIWLLEQWLKAMPSGPPKVIITDQDPAIAKAIAQVLPLTLHRFCLWHIMFKFRDKLGPVIAQSYYGLFKASVYNSKTKEEFEASWKNAVQQSSQENHAWLNTMYELRSKWVPAFCNHIFHAGMQSSQRVESNHSFFKSFVSVNNSLLDFATRIKRGLRQQRHEELIRDHVDSNEIPKTRTYYPIEKQMREVYTKEIFLRFQDEVVKSTAYLKCETLKEDENECVYNVLRAADDEQSWKLRQIVHDKVSGFAKCSCGGFEVEGIACGQKMQKLEEFGMMMVSK from the exons ATGGGTGAACCATCGTTACAAGAGACAAATGAGAATGCTGTTGTAGATGAACCAAAACTTCAGCTTGGTCAAGAATTCGAATCAATAGAGGAGGCCTATTACTTTTACAATGAGATATATGCAAAGACTATTGGTTTTAGTGTGAGAATGGGTTCAACTAAGAGAAGTAAGGTGACTGGAGAGATTACTTGGAAACAATTTTTATGTTCCAAGGAAGGAAAAACAGATGAGACTTATGAGAACTCAAGACGGCAACATTCATCGACCATGGAAGAAAGGAGGTGCGGAATAAAGCGTATGGGTTGTAAGGCAAGGTTGAACATCGCCTTTAACAAGGCAAGCAAAAATTGGTGTGTAAGTGACTTCGAGGAGGCTCATACACATGAACTTACAACCCCCAAAAGAGTACATTTATTACCATCACACCGCAAGCTTACAAAGGCAAAAAAGTGTCTTATGGAAAAGCTAAGTAGTGTTAATGTTCGAACAAGTCAGCAATTCAAAATAATGGAGACTGTGGCAGGTGGTATACAGAATGTTGGATGTATTCCCAGAGATTTGAGAAACTTTGAAAGAGATTCAAGGGAAGAAGTGAAGGGACATGATGCAACTATGCTACTTGAGTTCTTAGAgtcagaaaaggaaaagaagccgtCTTTTTATTTTGAAGTTGACCGAGATGAAGAAAATAGGATGAATCGTTGCTTTTGGGCTGATCCTACCTCAAAAAAAGCATATTATTTCTTTAACgatgttgttgtgtttgatACCACGTACAACACAAACAAATATCGCATGATCTTTGCTCCAATCACTGGCGTCAACCATCATGGCCAAACAATTGTATTTGGTTGTGGACTTCTAAGTGATGAGAAAACtgagtcttttatttggttactGGAACAATGGTTGAAAGCTATGCCTAGTGGTCCACCGAAAGTTATAATTACTGATCAAGATCCAGCAATTGCAAAAGCCATTGCTCAAGTTCTTCCACTTACACTCCATCGTTTTTGTCTTTGGCATATCATGTTTAAATTTCGAGATAAGCTTGGTCCTGTGATTGCTCAAAGTTATTATGGACTCTTCAAAGCCAGTGTATATAACTCCAAGACTAAAGAAGAATTTGAAGCTAGTTGGAAGAATGCTGTGCAACAAAGTAGTCAAGAAAATCATGCGTGGTTGAACACAATGTATGAACTACGAAGTAAATGGGTCCCTGCATTTTGCAATCACATCTTTCATGCGGGTATGCAAAGTAGTCAAAGAGTTGAGAGTAACCATTCATTCTTCAAATCATTTGTTTCGGTGAATAATTCTTTATTGGATTTTGCTACAAGGATTAAAAGGGGACTTAGACAACAAAGGCATGAAGAACTGATTCGTGATCATGTTGATAGTAATGAAATTCCAAAGACAAGGACTTACTATCCCATAGAAAAGCAAATGCGTGAGGTGTACACAAAAGAAATATTTTTGAGGTTCCAAGATGAGGTTGTCAAGAGTACTGCTTACTTGAAATGTGAAACTTTGAAGGAAGATGAAAATGAATGCGTGTATAATGTTTTAAGGGCTGCAGATGATGAACAAAGCTGGAAATTGCGACAAATAGTTCATGACAAAGTTTCTGGTTTTGCCAAGTGTAGTTGTGGAGGCTTTGAGGTTGAAGGAATTGCAT GTGGACAAAAAATGCAAAAGTTGGAAGAGTTTGGGATGATGATGGTGTCGAAGTGA
- the LOC121049110 gene encoding protein STIG1-like: protein MAVVSAAFDLEDYNEEPEVQSNESTVPESEMQEATTSLRGVSRFLTSQQNLLGNLTCNKFPRVCRLKKSPGPDCCKKKCVNVKTDKLNCGFCGRKCKQTEICCKGKCVNVKTDKLNCGVCGYKCKYPEICCKGKCVNVKTDKLNCGICGYKCKYPEICCKGKCVNPTCDKKNCGGCNKKCKRGELCVYGMCNYA from the coding sequence ATGGCTGTTGTTTCAGCTGCATTTGATCTGGAAGATTACAATGAAGAACCGGAAGTGCAGAGTAATGAATCAACGGTGCCTGAATCTGAAATGCAAGAAGCGACTACTTCTTTGAGAGGAGTGAGCCGCTTTCTGACTTCCCAGCAGAACCTGTTGGGAAACTTGACCTGCAACAAGTTTCCTAGGGTTTGTCGTCTGAAGAAGAGCCCAGGGCCCGACTGCTGTAAGAAGAAGTGTGTCAATGTGAAGACGGATAAATTGAACTGCGGGTTCTGCGGGCGCAAGTGCAAGCAAACTGAGATTTGTTGCAAGGGGAAGTGCGTCAATGTGAAGACGGATAAATTGAACTGCGGGGTCTGCGGTTACAAATGCAAGTACCCTGAGATTTGTTGCAAGGGAAAGTGCGTCAATGTGAAGACGGATAAATTGAACTGCGGGATCTGCGGTTACAAGTGCAAGTACCCTGAGATTTGCTGCAAGGGGAAGTGCGTCAATCCAACTTGTGACAAAAAGAATTGCGGTGGATGCAACAAGAAGTGCAAGAGAGGGGAGTTATGTGTTTATGGGATGTGCAATTATGCATGA
- the LOC121049629 gene encoding stigma-specific STIG1-like protein 1 has translation MASLRGIGGRFLAEQVRATLTTCDKNPTVCKSKGSAGPNCCSKNCVNVTTDTNNCGRCGVKCKYSELCCNGVCVNPSVNGKHCGKCGNKCGKGSSCLYGLCSYAN, from the coding sequence ATGGCATCTCTGCGAGGGATTGGTGGCCGGTTCCTTGCGGAGCAAGTACGAGCCACACTGACCACATGTGACAAGAATCCGACAGTCTGTAAGAGCAAGGGCAGCGCAGGGCCTAACTGCTGCAGCAAAAATTGCGTCAATGTAACGACGGATACAAACAATTGCGGGCGATGTGGAGTGAAGTGTAAGTACTCGGAACTCTGCTGCAACGGTGTTTGTGTGAATCCGTCTGTCAATGGCAAACATTGTGGCAAGTGCGGCAACAAGTGTGGAAAAGGAAGCTCATGCTTGTATGGCCtgtgcagctatgctaattag
- the LOC121048750 gene encoding stigma-specific STIG1-like protein 1, whose protein sequence is MKGSIQVFFLLAMLMALAAITLSASTPEEDQQEWFSDEENDNPKEPSDDLPATLSQPKTSLRGASRFLATRAVATTCDKNPKVCKAAGSAGRDCCKKKCVNLKTDRVNCGKCGRKCKYSEICCKGKCLNPMSDKKNCGSCNNKCKKGSSCVYGMCSYA, encoded by the coding sequence ATGAAAGGCTCCATCCAAGTCTTTTTTCTGCTAGCCATGCTAATGGCTTTAGCCGCCATTACCCTTTCCGCATCAACCCCGGAAGAAGATCAACAGGAATGGTTCTCCGATGAGGAAAATGATAATCCAAAGGAACCATCAGATGATCTCCCTGCGACCTTAAGCCAACCAAAAACTTCCCTTAGGGGAGCAAGCCGCTTCCTTGCCACCCGGGCTGTTGCGACTACCTGTGACAAAAACCCTAAGGTTTGTAAGGCTGCAGGCAGTGCGGGGCGAGATTGCTGCAAGAAGAAGTGTGTGAATTTGAAGACGGACAGAGTCAATTGCGGCAAGTGTGGGAGGAAATGCAAGTACTCGGAGATATGCTGCAAAGGAAAGTGTCTGAATCCAATGTCTGACAAGAAAAACTGTGGGAGCTGCAACAACAAGTGCAAGAAAGGCAGTTCGTGTGTGTACGGAATGTGCAGCTATGCATAG
- the LOC112202032 gene encoding uncharacterized protein LOC112202032 isoform X2, translating to METELETETGCQSLKRRRSCAIDGLNSMSRFCTGFSAFEIGHRCVSSAKACCQLSEVQNKYRSCGVIISEFQTFDFNGIKARTATAVQTPEFQFEDHRRRCSGIFIRTLPGMSHRDAARHGSSGRCPAWFIGTLPGMVHRRRCSGMVIGDAAPACFFLFHDILTNL from the exons ATGGAGACCGAACTGGAGACGGAAACCGGCTGTCAGAGTTTGAAGCGGAGAAGGAGTTGTGCTATAGATGGATTGAACTCAATGTCCAGATTCTGCACTGGATTTTCTGCGTTTGAGATTGG GCATCGTTGTGTCTCCTCCGCCAAGGCTTGCTGCCAGCTTTCAGAA GTACAAAACAAGTACAGAAGCTGTGGTGTCATAATTTCAGAGTTCCAGACTTTTGATTTCAACG GTATAAAGGCAAGGACAGCAACTGCAGTCCAGACTCCAGAGTTTCAATTTGAGG ACCATCGGAGACGCTGCTCCGGTATATTCATCaggacgctgcccggcatgagtcatcgggacgctgcccggcatggttcatcgggacgctgcccggcatggttcatcgggacgctgcccggcatggttcATCGGAGACGCTGCTCCGGCATGGTCATTGGAGACGCTGCTCCGGcatgttttttcctttttcatgacATCCTGACAAACCTGTGA
- the LOC112166444 gene encoding stigma-specific STIG1-like protein 1: MKGSIQVFFLLAMLMALAAITLSASTPEEGRDEWFSDEETDTPNEPSDDLPTTLSQPKTSLRGASRFLATRAVATTCDKNPKVCKAAGSAGRDCCKKKCVDLKTDRVNCGKCGKKCKYSEICCKGKCLNPMSDKKNCGSCNNKCKKGSSCVYGMCSYA; this comes from the coding sequence ATGAAAGGCTCCATCCAAGTCTTCTTTTTGCTAGCCATGTTAATGGCTTTAGCCGCCATTACTCTTTCCGCATCAACCCCGGAGGAAGGTCGAGATGAATGGTTCTCTGATGAGGAAACAGATACTCCAAATGAACCATCTGATGATCTCCCTACGACCTTAAGCCAACCAAAAACTTCTCTCAGGGGAGCAAGCCGCTTCCTTGCCACTCGGGCTGTTGCGACTACATGTGACAAAAACCCTAAGGTGTGTAAGGCTGCAGGCAGCGCGGGGCGAGATTGCTGCAAGAAGAAGTGTGTGGATCTGAAGACGGACAGAGTCAATTGCGGCAAGTGTGGGAAGAAATGCAAGTACTCGGAGATATGCTGCAAAGGAAAGTGTCTGAATCCAATGTCTGACAAGAAAAACTGTGGGAGCTGCAACAACAAGTGCAAGAAAGGCAGTTCGTGTGTGTACGGAATGTGCAGCTATGCATAG
- the LOC112202032 gene encoding uncharacterized protein LOC112202032 isoform X1, with the protein METELETETGCQSLKRRRSCAIDGLNSMSRFCTGFSAFEIGSGAILRAIDPYFHNLHRCVSSAKACCQLSEVQNKYRSCGVIISEFQTFDFNGIKARTATAVQTPEFQFEDHRRRCSGIFIRTLPGMSHRDAARHGSSGRCPAWFIGTLPGMVHRRRCSGMVIGDAAPACFFLFHDILTNL; encoded by the exons ATGGAGACCGAACTGGAGACGGAAACCGGCTGTCAGAGTTTGAAGCGGAGAAGGAGTTGTGCTATAGATGGATTGAACTCAATGTCCAGATTCTGCACTGGATTTTCTGCGTTTGAGATTGG ATCCGGAGCGATTCTTCGAGCAATTGACCCGTACTTCCATAACTT GCATCGTTGTGTCTCCTCCGCCAAGGCTTGCTGCCAGCTTTCAGAA GTACAAAACAAGTACAGAAGCTGTGGTGTCATAATTTCAGAGTTCCAGACTTTTGATTTCAACG GTATAAAGGCAAGGACAGCAACTGCAGTCCAGACTCCAGAGTTTCAATTTGAGG ACCATCGGAGACGCTGCTCCGGTATATTCATCaggacgctgcccggcatgagtcatcgggacgctgcccggcatggttcatcgggacgctgcccggcatggttcatcgggacgctgcccggcatggttcATCGGAGACGCTGCTCCGGCATGGTCATTGGAGACGCTGCTCCGGcatgttttttcctttttcatgacATCCTGACAAACCTGTGA
- the LOC112165913 gene encoding pyridoxal phosphate homeostasis protein: MSSSAAVFDGVAATALRSVLHRVQLAAEKSGRRADEIRVVAVSKTKPAAVLRQVYDAGHRCFGENYVQEIVEKAPQLPEDIEWHFIGNLQSNKVKPLLSAIPNLAMVESVDDEKIANRLNTVVSSIGRKPLKVLLQVNTSGEESKSGVEPSGCVELAKHVSLDCPNLEFCGLMTIGMLDYSSTPENFKTLANCRAEVCKALGIPEEKCELSMGMSADFELAIEMGSTNVRIGSTIFGPREYPKKQST; this comes from the exons ATGTCCAGCTCCGCCGCAGTCTTCGACGGCGTCGCAGCCACCGCGCTCCGCTCAGTTCTCCACCGCGTCCAGCTGGCAGCCGAAAAGTCCGGCCGCCGCGCCGACGAGATCCGAGTGGTGGCGGTGAGCAAGACGAAGCCGGCGGCCGTCCTCCGCCAAGTCTACGACGCCGGCCACCGCTGCTTCGGCGAGAACTACGTCCAGGAAATCGTCGAGAAAGCTCCtcag CTTCCTGAAGATATAGAGTGGCATTTTATTGGGAATTTGCAGAGCAATAAAGTAAAGCCTCTTCTAA GTGCTATTCCCAACCTTGCAATGGTAGAGAGTGTGGATGATGAGAAG ATTGCAAATCGTCTTAATACTGTTGTTTCTAGCATTGGGAGAAAGCCTTTGAAGGTCTTGCTCCAAGTGAATACTAGTGGAGAAGAAT CAAAATCTGGTGTTGAGCCCTCTGGATGTGTGGAGCTGGCAAAGCATGTGAGTTTGGATTGTCCAAACCTAGAGTTTTGTGGTCTAATGACCATTGGTATGTTGGATTATTCATCTACACCAGAAAACTTTAAG ACATTAGCCAACTGCAGAGCGGAGGTCTGCAAGGCACTTGGAATTCCAGAAGAGAAATGTGAGCTATCAATGGGCATGTCTGCGGACTTTGAGCTAGCT ATCGAAATGGGAAGCACAAATGTGAGAATTGGATCGACAATTTTTGGGCCAAGAGAATATCCAAAGAAACAATCGACTTAG
- the LOC112202032 gene encoding uncharacterized protein LOC112202032 isoform X3 yields the protein METELETETGCQSLKRRRSCAIDGLNSMSRFCTGFSAFEIGSGAILRAIDPYFHNLHRCVSSAKACCQLSEVQNKYRSCGVIISEFQTFDFNGIKARTATAVQTPEFQFEAWNLGTGYVVWWFGKETREEGRLLVLVFQKADAF from the exons ATGGAGACCGAACTGGAGACGGAAACCGGCTGTCAGAGTTTGAAGCGGAGAAGGAGTTGTGCTATAGATGGATTGAACTCAATGTCCAGATTCTGCACTGGATTTTCTGCGTTTGAGATTGG ATCCGGAGCGATTCTTCGAGCAATTGACCCGTACTTCCATAACTT GCATCGTTGTGTCTCCTCCGCCAAGGCTTGCTGCCAGCTTTCAGAA GTACAAAACAAGTACAGAAGCTGTGGTGTCATAATTTCAGAGTTCCAGACTTTTGATTTCAACG GTATAAAGGCAAGGACAGCAACTGCAGTCCAGACTCCAGAGTTTCAATTTGAGG CATGGAATTTGGGGACAGGCTATGTGGTATGGTGGTTTGGAAAAGAGACAAGGGAGGAAGGGAGATTGCTCGTGCTGGTGTTTCAAAAGGCAGATGCTTTTTAA